From the genome of Hathewaya histolytica, one region includes:
- a CDS encoding ferritin family protein, with product MSNNFSILEMLKVAILTEEEGRNFYLNGAKYTDGKVKEFLVMAAGQELMHKEKFQKLFDEYSKKNEDELNSDYLSDPEVSEYLRKLIENKVFDKKEEPKDAFKNLESSIKQALKSEELTVELYTHMYKGLKSEDVKDMLKTILDEEKEHVEYFSKLLKEII from the coding sequence ATGTCAAATAATTTTAGTATACTTGAGATGCTTAAGGTTGCAATTTTAACTGAAGAAGAAGGACGTAATTTTTATTTAAATGGTGCTAAATATACTGATGGAAAAGTTAAGGAATTTTTAGTTATGGCAGCAGGTCAAGAACTTATGCATAAAGAAAAGTTTCAAAAGCTCTTCGATGAGTATTCTAAAAAAAATGAAGATGAATTAAATTCAGATTATCTTAGTGATCCTGAAGTAAGTGAATATCTAAGAAAATTAATTGAAAATAAAGTATTTGATAAAAAAGAAGAGCCTAAGGATGCTTTTAAAAATTTAGAATCATCTATAAAACAAGCTCTTAAATCTGAAGAGCTTACAGTAGAACTTTATACTCATATGTATAAAGGACTTAAGTCTGAAGATGTTAAAGACATGCTTAAAACCATACTTGACGAAGAGAAAGAACATGTGGAATACTTTTCAAAACTTCTTAAGGAAATAATATAA
- a CDS encoding NupC/NupG family nucleoside CNT transporter: protein MNKLIGILGLIVFLGIAYLFSNNRKAINWRLVVLGFALQGIFAILVLKVPLGQKFFGLLGKIIDKLLSFTGEGAKFLFGNLLNNDSIGFIFAFQVLPTIIFFSALMGILYHIGVMQFIISIISRVLAKLLGTSGAETTSAVSNIFLSQNEAPLIVKPYLKDMTSSELFAVMVGGMATVAGSVMAGYVALGVNASHLLAASVMAAPAGLVVAKIMIPEVEEPVTKNGVKLEQEKTATNIIEAAANGAIEGIQIAINVGGLLIAFVALIAFLNYIISFVGGFFGASFLSLNWVFGKLFSPVAYIMGIPTSDIATAGNLLGQKIVLNEFVAYGNLSPLIAQKALSERTIIILTYALCGFANFGSIAIQIGSIGSLAPEKRKDVAKLGLRAVLAGTLSAFMTATIAGLLI from the coding sequence ATGAATAAATTAATAGGTATTTTAGGTTTAATTGTTTTTTTAGGAATAGCTTATCTATTTTCTAATAATAGAAAAGCTATTAATTGGAGACTAGTTGTTCTTGGATTCGCTCTTCAAGGAATCTTTGCTATATTAGTTCTAAAAGTTCCTTTAGGCCAAAAATTCTTTGGACTTTTAGGTAAAATTATAGACAAACTTCTAAGCTTTACTGGAGAAGGGGCAAAATTTCTATTTGGAAACTTATTAAATAATGATTCTATAGGATTTATTTTTGCTTTCCAAGTATTGCCTACAATAATATTTTTCTCAGCTCTTATGGGAATACTTTATCATATTGGAGTTATGCAATTTATTATATCCATAATTTCTAGGGTTCTTGCAAAACTTTTAGGAACTAGTGGTGCAGAAACAACTTCTGCAGTATCTAATATATTCTTAAGCCAAAATGAAGCTCCCCTTATAGTAAAACCATATTTAAAAGATATGACCTCTTCAGAATTATTTGCTGTTATGGTTGGAGGTATGGCCACTGTAGCCGGAAGTGTTATGGCTGGATATGTTGCCCTTGGGGTTAACGCTTCTCACTTACTTGCAGCTAGCGTTATGGCTGCACCTGCAGGACTTGTTGTTGCTAAAATTATGATACCAGAAGTAGAAGAACCCGTAACTAAAAATGGAGTAAAATTAGAACAAGAAAAAACTGCAACTAACATTATAGAAGCTGCTGCTAATGGAGCTATTGAAGGTATTCAAATAGCAATAAACGTTGGTGGATTATTAATAGCCTTTGTAGCATTAATAGCCTTCTTAAATTATATTATATCTTTTGTTGGTGGATTCTTTGGTGCAAGTTTCCTAAGTTTAAACTGGGTATTTGGTAAGTTATTCTCACCTGTTGCATATATTATGGGAATTCCAACAAGTGATATAGCAACAGCTGGAAATCTTCTAGGTCAAAAAATTGTCTTAAATGAATTTGTAGCTTATGGTAATCTGTCCCCATTAATAGCACAAAAAGCTTTAAGTGAAAGAACCATAATTATATTAACTTATGCTCTTTGTGGATTTGCTAATTTTGGTTCCATAGCTATTCAAATAGGATCTATTGGAAGCCTAGCTCCAGAAAAGCGTAAAGATGTAGCTAAACTTGGACTTAGAGCAGTCCTAGCTGGAACATTATCAGCCTTTATGACTGCTACCATAGCAGGATTGTTAATCTAA
- the htpG gene encoding molecular chaperone HtpG encodes METKQFKAESKRLLDLMINSIYTNREIFLRELISNASDAIDKIYYKALSDDSLSFEKENYYIKLMADKENRLLKISDTGIGMTKEELDDNLGVIAKSGSLQFKKETELKDGYDIIGQFGVGFYSSFLVADTVTVISKAFGSDEAYKWESKGVDGYTIEPCEKDSFGTEIILKIKENTEDENFDEYLEQYKIKSIIKKYSDFIRYPIKMDITEEKLKEGSEGEYEEYTEEQTVNSMVPIWRKNKKELKDEDYENFYSEKHYGFDKPIKHIHISVDGMVSYNAILFIPEKTPYDFYTKEYEKGLELYSNGVLIMNKCGDLLPDYFGFVKGVVDSEDLSLNISREILQHDRQLKLIAKNIKNKIKSELENLLKNEREKYEEFYKSFGLQLKYGVYSDFGIHKDELQDLLMFYSSKEKKMVTLDEYVSRMPEDQKYIYYASGESIERIEKLPQTEVVLDKGYEILYFTEDVDEFAASVMANYKEKEFKSVSSGDLGIDQEENENSTNSDDQENNDLFEHMKEILKDKVKDVRSSKRLKNHVVCLANDGELTIEMEKILNSMPNNQNIKADKVLEININHDVFKSLKEAYESDKDKFKLYTDLLYNQALLIEGLAVSDPVEFTNNICKIMK; translated from the coding sequence TTGGAAACAAAACAATTTAAAGCAGAATCTAAAAGACTTTTAGATCTTATGATTAATTCAATTTATACTAATAGGGAGATTTTTTTAAGAGAACTTATTTCTAATGCTAGTGATGCAATTGATAAAATTTATTACAAAGCATTATCAGATGATTCCTTAAGCTTTGAAAAGGAGAACTATTATATTAAACTAATGGCTGATAAAGAAAATAGATTATTAAAAATCTCTGATACTGGTATTGGAATGACAAAGGAAGAACTTGATGATAATCTTGGAGTTATAGCTAAAAGTGGATCTTTACAATTCAAAAAAGAAACGGAATTAAAAGATGGATATGATATAATTGGTCAGTTCGGTGTAGGATTTTATTCTTCATTCTTAGTAGCTGATACAGTTACAGTTATAAGCAAAGCCTTTGGAAGTGATGAAGCTTACAAGTGGGAATCTAAAGGGGTAGATGGATATACTATTGAACCATGTGAAAAAGATTCCTTTGGTACAGAAATCATACTTAAAATAAAAGAAAATACAGAGGATGAGAATTTTGATGAATACCTAGAACAGTATAAAATAAAGTCAATAATTAAGAAGTATTCTGATTTTATTAGATATCCAATAAAAATGGATATAACTGAAGAAAAGCTTAAAGAAGGTAGTGAAGGAGAATACGAAGAGTATACAGAAGAACAGACTGTAAATAGTATGGTTCCAATATGGAGAAAAAATAAAAAAGAACTTAAGGATGAGGATTATGAGAACTTCTATTCTGAAAAACACTATGGTTTTGATAAACCAATAAAGCATATTCATATTAGTGTTGATGGTATGGTAAGTTATAATGCAATTTTATTTATTCCAGAGAAGACACCATACGATTTCTATACAAAGGAATATGAAAAAGGTTTAGAATTATACTCAAATGGTGTTCTAATTATGAATAAGTGTGGAGATTTACTACCTGATTATTTTGGGTTTGTTAAAGGAGTAGTAGATTCAGAAGATTTATCACTTAATATATCTAGAGAGATATTACAGCACGATAGACAGTTAAAACTTATTGCTAAAAATATAAAAAATAAAATAAAGAGTGAGCTTGAAAACTTATTAAAAAATGAAAGAGAGAAATATGAGGAGTTTTATAAGTCTTTTGGATTACAATTAAAATATGGTGTTTATAGTGATTTTGGCATACATAAGGATGAGCTACAAGACTTATTAATGTTCTATTCATCAAAAGAGAAGAAGATGGTAACTTTAGATGAATATGTTTCAAGAATGCCAGAAGATCAAAAATATATCTACTATGCATCAGGTGAGTCTATAGAAAGAATTGAGAAACTTCCACAAACAGAGGTTGTATTAGATAAAGGATATGAAATATTATACTTTACAGAAGATGTAGATGAGTTTGCTGCAAGTGTAATGGCAAACTATAAGGAAAAAGAGTTTAAATCAGTATCAAGTGGTGATTTGGGTATAGACCAAGAAGAAAATGAGAACTCAACTAATTCTGATGACCAAGAGAATAATGATTTATTTGAACATATGAAAGAGATATTAAAAGATAAAGTTAAAGATGTTAGATCATCAAAGAGATTAAAAAATCATGTTGTATGTCTAGCAAATGATGGGGAACTTACTATTGAAATGGAAAAAATACTAAACTCCATGCCTAACAATCAGAACATAAAGGCAGATAAAGTTTTAGAAATAAACATAAATCATGATGTATTTAAGTCACTGAAAGAAGCTTATGAAAGTGATAAAGATAAATTTAAGTTATATACAGATTTATTATATAATCAAGCATTACTTATAGAAGGGTTAGCTGTAAGTGATCCAGTAGAGTTTACAAATAATATTTGTAAGATAATGAAATAG
- a CDS encoding YeiH family protein → MSCIKKYLVGIFITVILALVSNFLSGLIPYKLISAGVFALLLGMALNPVVSKQNILNEGLKFTSSKVLKIAIILMGASLSFSQVVEVGKFSLIVMTFTLITAFAGGYILGKLFNMDWKLSSLISAGTGICGGSAIAAIAPVIEAEDSDIAYAISATFIFDIVMVILFPIMGKYFGMTDLGYGLWAGTAVNDTSSVVAAGYAFSDAAGKFSVIVKLTRTLSIVPVVLIFSYINEKLKRKNDQREFYLEEKHKNHEKRKVNIKKIFPWFIIMFIGLVCIKSAGVIPDTFSKYITSTSKFLMVMALGAIGLQTNYKKLSKSGFAPMVHGFIISALVVIAAFLVQMFIGQI, encoded by the coding sequence ATGTCATGTATAAAAAAATATTTAGTAGGGATATTTATTACAGTAATACTTGCACTTGTATCAAATTTTTTAAGTGGATTAATTCCATACAAATTAATAAGTGCTGGGGTTTTTGCACTACTTTTAGGAATGGCTTTAAATCCAGTAGTTTCTAAACAAAATATACTTAATGAAGGATTGAAATTTACTTCAAGTAAGGTTCTTAAAATTGCGATTATACTTATGGGAGCATCTCTTAGTTTTTCACAAGTAGTAGAGGTTGGTAAGTTTTCATTGATTGTTATGACATTTACTCTTATAACAGCTTTTGCTGGAGGATATATATTAGGTAAACTTTTTAACATGGATTGGAAGCTTTCATCACTTATTTCTGCAGGGACAGGCATCTGTGGGGGTTCTGCCATTGCAGCTATTGCACCAGTTATAGAAGCAGAGGATAGTGATATTGCTTATGCTATATCTGCTACATTTATATTTGATATTGTTATGGTAATTCTCTTTCCTATAATGGGAAAGTATTTTGGAATGACAGATTTAGGATATGGATTATGGGCTGGAACAGCTGTAAATGATACCTCATCTGTAGTTGCTGCTGGATATGCTTTTTCTGATGCTGCAGGTAAATTTTCTGTTATAGTTAAGCTTACACGTACTTTATCTATTGTTCCTGTAGTACTTATATTTTCATATATTAATGAGAAGCTTAAGAGAAAAAATGATCAACGAGAATTTTATTTAGAAGAAAAACATAAAAATCATGAAAAGCGAAAGGTTAATATTAAAAAGATTTTTCCTTGGTTTATAATTATGTTTATTGGATTAGTTTGTATTAAAAGTGCTGGAGTAATTCCAGATACCTTCAGTAAATATATAACTAGTACAAGCAAGTTTTTAATGGTTATGGCCTTAGGAGCTATTGGACTTCAAACAAATTATAAAAAGCTTTCAAAATCAGGGTTTGCTCCTATGGTTCATGGATTTATCATATCAGCTTTAGTTGTTATAGCTGCATTTTTAGTACAGATGTTTATAGGTCAGATATAG
- a CDS encoding LysR family transcriptional regulator, with the protein MLDLRIESFLAVCKNKSYTKASEELCITQPAVTQHIQFLEKNYGCKLLEYKNRELKLTKAGELFHKYALSAKANEKLIAEELKETNKKIKTLKFATTLTIGEFTISPLLGDFIKEFPEYEITMYVNNTKKVLDMLEKGEISFAIVEGLFNKANYETQLYKNANFILTAPITHPLVSKKTVLLYDLKDETIIVREKGSGSREVLERGLFDKNLTLENFKDTIEIGNVNVIKEMVKSDLGISFMYEDAAMSEINNGNIAKIEISDFIIQREFNFIHLKNHITEKDIDKFFYFFINRIS; encoded by the coding sequence ATGCTAGATTTAAGAATAGAATCTTTCTTAGCTGTATGTAAAAATAAGAGTTATACCAAAGCCTCAGAAGAACTTTGTATAACTCAGCCTGCAGTAACTCAGCATATTCAATTTTTAGAAAAAAACTATGGTTGTAAGCTTCTAGAATATAAAAATAGAGAGTTGAAACTTACAAAGGCAGGAGAACTTTTTCACAAGTATGCATTAAGTGCAAAAGCTAATGAAAAATTAATTGCAGAAGAACTTAAAGAAACAAATAAAAAAATTAAGACACTAAAATTTGCAACTACATTGACTATTGGTGAATTCACCATATCCCCATTACTTGGAGACTTCATAAAAGAGTTTCCTGAATATGAAATAACAATGTATGTTAATAACACAAAAAAAGTGTTGGATATGCTAGAAAAGGGGGAAATTAGTTTTGCCATAGTTGAAGGGCTATTTAACAAAGCAAATTATGAAACTCAATTATATAAAAACGCTAATTTTATACTTACAGCACCTATAACTCATCCATTAGTATCAAAAAAAACTGTGTTATTATATGATCTTAAAGATGAAACAATAATAGTTCGTGAAAAAGGCTCAGGCTCTCGCGAAGTGCTTGAAAGAGGACTTTTTGATAAAAATCTAACCCTTGAAAACTTTAAAGATACAATAGAAATTGGAAATGTAAATGTTATAAAAGAAATGGTGAAAAGCGATCTAGGTATTAGCTTTATGTATGAAGATGCTGCAATGTCGGAAATAAATAATGGTAACATTGCTAAGATTGAAATATCCGATTTTATTATTCAAAGAGAGTTTAACTTTATACATCTAAAAAATCACATAACTGAAAAAGATATAGATAAATTCTTTTATTTTTTTATAAATCGTATTAGTTAG
- a CDS encoding FAD-dependent oxidoreductase, whose product MNIDNQMNFKNSPQSYWMASTDITDYPPLNEDINVDVAIIGGGIVGVSCAYMLQKEGLKVALLESNHIAQATTGHTTAKITSQHDIIYSKIQNQIGLELTKQYAEANESAISEIKKIADENNINCDYISQSAFIYTSEEDYIEKISQEAKIASTLGIKASYVEETPLPISIKGAVRFDNQAQFHPLKYVLGLTKVIHNNGVLIFEESRVIDITKDKNYILTTEQGKKVTSEKVIIASHYPFYNKHGMYFTRLFPERSYVVAIKAKEKYPGGMYINAEEPTRSLRAQSYENHELILVGGNSHKTGQCKDTLKQYEDLIDFANSTFTVEDIPFHWSTQDCMTLDGLPYVGHFTSDTPNLYIATGFGKWGMTNSIASSILLRDLIVKGESPWQDVYNPSRKNIIGSAKNFMTGNLSVAKNLIDGKLSTLPEHIELNKGEGKVLELEGKRAGAYKDEDGVLYLVNTTCTHMGCELNWNPAEKSWDCPCHGSRFSYKGEIIEGPAVRPLKFTNDVNTIEKLFKEDF is encoded by the coding sequence ATGAATATAGATAATCAAATGAACTTTAAAAACTCGCCCCAATCTTATTGGATGGCATCTACAGATATAACAGACTACCCACCTTTAAATGAAGATATAAATGTAGATGTAGCTATAATTGGTGGGGGCATAGTAGGTGTATCATGTGCGTACATGTTACAGAAAGAAGGTTTAAAAGTAGCACTTCTTGAGTCCAATCATATAGCTCAAGCTACTACAGGGCATACAACAGCAAAAATCACATCCCAACATGATATTATTTATAGTAAAATTCAAAATCAAATAGGATTAGAGTTAACAAAACAATATGCTGAGGCTAATGAGTCTGCCATTAGTGAAATAAAGAAAATTGCAGATGAAAATAATATTAACTGTGATTATATTTCTCAATCTGCATTTATATACACATCAGAAGAAGACTACATTGAAAAAATTAGTCAAGAAGCTAAAATAGCATCAACCTTAGGTATTAAGGCATCTTACGTAGAAGAAACACCTCTTCCAATATCCATTAAGGGGGCAGTTCGTTTTGATAATCAAGCTCAGTTTCACCCACTTAAATACGTACTTGGTTTAACCAAAGTTATACATAATAATGGAGTTCTCATATTTGAAGAAAGTAGAGTAATTGATATTACAAAAGATAAGAACTATATACTTACAACTGAACAGGGGAAAAAAGTTACTTCCGAAAAAGTTATTATTGCATCTCATTACCCTTTTTATAATAAACATGGAATGTACTTTACTAGACTTTTTCCTGAGAGATCTTATGTGGTTGCAATTAAAGCAAAAGAGAAATATCCAGGTGGAATGTATATAAATGCTGAAGAACCTACACGTTCACTTAGAGCTCAAAGTTATGAAAATCATGAACTTATACTTGTAGGTGGCAATAGCCACAAAACTGGGCAATGTAAAGATACCCTAAAACAATATGAAGACTTAATAGATTTTGCAAATAGCACCTTTACTGTAGAAGATATACCCTTCCATTGGTCTACCCAGGATTGCATGACCTTAGATGGATTACCTTATGTGGGCCATTTCACTTCAGATACACCCAACTTGTATATTGCCACTGGTTTTGGAAAGTGGGGCATGACAAATAGTATAGCTTCTTCAATACTTCTTAGAGACTTGATTGTTAAAGGAGAAAGCCCATGGCAAGACGTATATAACCCATCACGTAAAAATATTATTGGATCTGCTAAAAACTTTATGACTGGAAATCTCAGTGTAGCAAAAAATCTTATAGATGGTAAACTTTCTACATTACCAGAACATATAGAGCTCAATAAAGGAGAAGGAAAAGTTTTAGAATTGGAAGGAAAAAGAGCTGGAGCATATAAGGATGAAGATGGCGTTCTGTATTTAGTAAACACCACATGTACACATATGGGATGCGAATTAAATTGGAATCCTGCTGAAAAATCCTGGGATTGCCCTTGTCACGGTTCAAGATTTTCATATAAAGGAGAAATAATAGAAGGACCAGCAGTAAGACCCTTGAAATTTACTAATGATGTTAACACCATTGAAAAACTATTCAAAGAAGACTTCTAA
- a CDS encoding ABC transporter ATP-binding protein gives MELKTLSIEAYLGESHILKGLDINVKKKEFVGIIGPNGSGKSTLLKCIYRTLKPSMGAILLDNKNIKDFSIKETAKKMAVVSQHNNYNFDFTVADMVLMGRSPHKKFIEKDNAEDYRIMEESLEKVGMKEYVNRSFSSLSGGERQRIILARALAQKTECLILDEPTNHLDIKYQLQFMATVKKLEITVISAIHDLNIAALYCDKIYAMKSGKILSYGTPKQVLTEELIKSLYEVDAKVTEDRETGILNIMYKPCI, from the coding sequence ATGGAGTTAAAAACTTTAAGCATAGAAGCATATTTAGGGGAAAGTCATATTTTAAAAGGCCTAGATATCAATGTAAAGAAAAAAGAATTTGTAGGAATTATAGGACCTAATGGTAGTGGTAAAAGTACACTTTTAAAATGTATATACAGGACATTGAAACCTTCTATGGGAGCTATATTATTAGATAATAAAAATATTAAGGATTTTTCTATTAAGGAAACTGCGAAAAAAATGGCTGTGGTATCACAACATAATAATTATAACTTTGACTTTACTGTTGCTGATATGGTTTTAATGGGACGATCACCACATAAAAAGTTTATAGAAAAAGATAATGCTGAGGACTATAGGATTATGGAAGAATCCTTGGAAAAGGTAGGCATGAAAGAGTATGTTAACCGAAGTTTTTCAAGTCTTTCAGGTGGAGAAAGGCAAAGAATAATTCTTGCAAGGGCATTGGCACAAAAAACTGAATGTCTAATATTAGATGAACCTACAAATCATTTAGATATAAAATATCAACTACAGTTTATGGCTACAGTAAAGAAACTTGAAATTACAGTTATATCTGCTATTCATGATTTAAATATTGCCGCATTATATTGTGATAAAATTTATGCTATGAAGTCAGGTAAAATACTTAGTTATGGAACTCCAAAGCAAGTACTAACAGAGGAGTTAATAAAATCTTTATATGAAGTGGATGCTAAAGTTACTGAGGATAGGGAAACTGGTATCTTAAATATTATGTATAAACCATGTATATAA
- a CDS encoding FecCD family ABC transporter permease, with amino-acid sequence MKKIGKHREQNGLLKGTPAYVGVSIALMIILIFSILITVTMGSVDISIKDVYSIIIYKILGVGDANILSKGPVHDIVWFVRLPRIILAVAVGIGLSVSGIVMQAIVKNPLADPYILGVSSGASLGATLAVALGVGVFLGGNYVGISAFIGAFLISILVLSLANVKGRANSTKLLLAGMALSTVCSAFSSFVIYFTNDREASKTVMYWLMGSLAGAKWEVIVIIFPIVILTTLFFMTQYRTLNLMLLGDEVSITLGKDLHKYRQFYLIVTSIMIGFIVYSSGMIGFVGLIIPHLARMIFGTDHKRIVVISALIGAIFLVWADVLSRIIIPGNELPIGILISMIGAPSFIYLMVSKSYGFGGNS; translated from the coding sequence ATGAAAAAAATTGGTAAACATAGAGAACAAAATGGTTTACTTAAGGGAACACCTGCTTATGTAGGTGTTTCCATTGCACTTATGATCATTTTGATTTTTTCTATTTTAATAACTGTAACTATGGGTTCAGTAGATATTTCTATAAAAGATGTATATAGTATAATAATCTATAAGATATTAGGCGTTGGGGATGCGAATATTTTATCTAAGGGTCCTGTACACGACATTGTATGGTTTGTAAGACTGCCAAGAATTATTCTTGCAGTTGCTGTAGGCATAGGTCTTTCAGTATCTGGAATTGTCATGCAAGCTATTGTAAAGAATCCTTTGGCGGATCCTTATATACTGGGAGTTTCTTCAGGGGCATCTTTAGGGGCTACACTTGCCGTAGCACTTGGAGTAGGTGTTTTTTTGGGTGGTAATTATGTAGGGATATCAGCTTTTATAGGAGCATTTTTAATATCAATACTTGTGTTAAGTCTTGCAAATGTTAAGGGAAGAGCAAACTCTACAAAGCTTTTGCTAGCAGGTATGGCATTAAGCACTGTATGTTCAGCATTTTCAAGTTTTGTTATATACTTTACTAATGATAGAGAAGCTAGTAAAACAGTAATGTATTGGCTTATGGGAAGCCTTGCCGGTGCAAAGTGGGAGGTTATAGTAATAATTTTCCCAATTGTAATATTAACTACATTATTTTTTATGACGCAATATAGAACTCTCAACTTGATGTTACTTGGAGATGAGGTTTCCATAACTTTAGGTAAGGATCTACATAAATATAGACAGTTTTATCTTATAGTTACATCTATTATGATCGGCTTTATAGTATACTCATCCGGTATGATTGGATTTGTTGGACTAATTATTCCCCATTTAGCAAGAATGATATTTGGTACGGATCATAAAAGAATTGTTGTAATATCAGCACTGATAGGAGCTATATTTTTAGTTTGGGCGGATGTTTTATCTAGAATAATAATACCAGGAAATGAACTTCCAATAGGTATATTAATTTCTATGATAGGTGCTCCAAGTTTTATATATTTAATGGTAAGTAAGTCATATGGATTTGGAGGTAATTCTTAA
- a CDS encoding ABC transporter substrate-binding protein produces MKKTISIVLAALIAIGVTGCSGKDTATKPKTETKVEDSNKQSSHYPVTITTYDYAKKPVKVTFQKSPEKVVAVYQNSIETLLALGLQDKIVGAAGLDHDVKVEYKDAFSKVKYYEKVPTKEEVIGLQPDFILSWYSLFGDKKLGDVGFWHERGTNTYMAQNSGVIKQNTLQNEYDDILNVGKIFNVEDKANKMVNTMKDEIEKSKNFVKGKKAVKAVILEVEKEGVYRIYGEDSIGGDIAKQVGADLVAKSNGTIGNEELIKLNPDVIFTVYYGKEIDRDSALKSIMDNTALSSISGVKSKRVHPIMLSEVYASGIRTLDGIKTISKGLYPELYGSK; encoded by the coding sequence ATGAAAAAGACGATAAGTATAGTTTTGGCAGCATTAATTGCAATAGGAGTAACTGGATGTAGTGGTAAAGATACAGCAACTAAACCTAAAACAGAAACAAAGGTAGAGGATAGTAATAAACAATCGTCACATTATCCTGTTACAATTACAACATATGATTATGCTAAGAAGCCTGTTAAAGTTACATTCCAAAAGTCACCGGAAAAGGTTGTTGCAGTTTATCAAAACTCAATAGAAACATTATTAGCATTAGGATTACAAGATAAAATTGTTGGGGCAGCTGGATTAGATCATGATGTTAAAGTTGAATATAAGGATGCTTTTAGTAAGGTGAAATATTATGAAAAAGTGCCAACAAAGGAAGAAGTAATCGGATTGCAACCTGACTTTATATTAAGCTGGTATTCTTTATTTGGCGATAAAAAACTTGGTGATGTAGGCTTTTGGCATGAGAGAGGTACAAATACATATATGGCTCAAAATAGTGGTGTTATTAAACAAAATACACTACAAAATGAGTACGATGATATTCTAAACGTAGGTAAAATTTTTAATGTGGAAGATAAAGCGAATAAGATGGTTAACACAATGAAAGATGAAATTGAAAAATCTAAAAACTTTGTTAAAGGAAAAAAAGCTGTAAAAGCAGTAATCCTTGAAGTGGAGAAGGAAGGCGTATACAGAATCTATGGAGAAGATAGTATAGGTGGAGATATAGCAAAACAAGTTGGAGCAGACTTGGTAGCGAAATCAAATGGAACTATAGGAAATGAAGAGTTAATAAAGCTTAATCCCGACGTTATTTTTACTGTTTACTATGGCAAAGAAATCGATAGAGATTCTGCATTAAAAAGTATTATGGATAATACTGCACTTTCAAGTATTTCAGGAGTAAAGTCTAAGAGAGTTCACCCTATAATGCTAAGTGAAGTTTATGCTAGTGGTATTAGAACACTAGATGGTATAAAAACAATTTCAAAGGGCTTATATCCTGAGCTATATGGGAGTAAATAA
- a CDS encoding CGGC domain-containing protein yields MKIAIGVCERINGICTTMGCFRAFNNRDKTFSRYKNQQLELVSFFTCEACSNKSDENLINIAKKLESEGVQKLHLGVCIVKCEVERLKEIKSIFEKYHIEVIEGTH; encoded by the coding sequence ATGAAAATAGCTATTGGTGTATGTGAAAGAATTAATGGAATATGTACAACCATGGGATGCTTTAGAGCTTTCAATAACAGAGATAAAACCTTCAGTAGGTATAAAAATCAACAGTTAGAACTTGTATCTTTTTTTACCTGTGAAGCATGTTCTAATAAATCTGATGAAAATTTAATCAATATAGCTAAAAAATTAGAATCAGAAGGTGTTCAAAAACTTCACTTAGGTGTTTGTATTGTTAAATGTGAAGTTGAAAGGCTCAAAGAAATAAAATCAATATTTGAAAAGTATCATATAGAGGTAATAGAAGGTACTCACTAA